The following coding sequences lie in one Alosa sapidissima isolate fAloSap1 chromosome 15, fAloSap1.pri, whole genome shotgun sequence genomic window:
- the crybb1l3 gene encoding crystallin, beta B1, like 3: MSHSAVQGSIGSHSAMGFRSHKIYLYEFENFQGRRMELTNENRNLCEKGFDRIGSIRVECGPWVGYEQQNLTGEMFMLEKGEYPRWDTWSNSYRCDRLMSIRPVRMDTQDHKICLFECMNFEGRKMEVCDEDIPSLWSYGFQDRVASIQVLGGTWVGYQYPGYRGYQYVFECGPFKHWNEWGAHHPQIQSIRRVRDMQTHRRGCFEMNP, from the exons ATGTCTCACTCCGCTGTCCAGGGAAGCATCGGGAGCCACTCTGCCATGGGGTTCCGCTCCCACAAA ATTTACCTCTACGAGTTTGAGAATTTCCAAGGCCGCAGGATGGAGCTGACTAACGAGAACCGTAACCTGTGTGAGAAAGGCTTCGACAGAATCGGCTCCATCAGAGTGGAGTGTGGCCC TTGGGTGGGCTATGAGCAGCAGAACCTGACTGGTGAGATGTTCATGCTGGAGAAAGGGGAGTATCCCCGCTGGGACACCTGGTCCAACAGCTACAGGTGTGATCGCCTCATGTCCATCAGACCCGTCCGCATG GACACTCAGGATCATAAGATCTGCCTGTTTGAGTGCATGAACTTTGAGGGACGCAAAATGGAGGTCTGTGATGAGGACATCCCCAGCCTGTGGTCTTACGGCTTCCAGGATAGAGTTGCCAGCATCCAGGTCCTCGGTGGAAC GTGGGTTGGATACCAGTACCCTGGTTATCGTGGCTACCAGTACGTGTTTGAGTGTGGACCCTTCAAGCACTGGAATGAGTGGGGCGCACACCACCCCCAGATTCAGTCGATACGCAGAGTGAGGGACATGCAGACACACCGCCGCGGCTGTTTCGAGATGAACCCATAG
- the unc119a gene encoding protein unc-119 homolog A, with product MSYSCTSREAVCNSQDASSASVSLNGHSWSGSGGIDSNITIANSPSEPDSESQAAMKVKTGCNATDAGVPVTTEEELVKNSVITPEDVLGLQNITTNYLCGPENNVHSIDFTRFKIRDMETGMVLFEITKPPVPESARDKRDLDPNAGRFVRYQFTPAFLRLRQVGATVEFTVGEIPINNFRMIERHYFRGQLLKSFDFEFGFCIPSSKNTCEHIYELPPLSDDIMQQMILHPYETQSDSFYFVDNQLVMHNKADYSYNGGA from the exons ATGAGCTATTCTTGTACCAGCAGAGAGGCTGTATGTAATAGCCAGGACGCGTCAAGCGCCAGTGTTTCGTTAAACGGTCATAGTTGGAGCGGGAGTGGAGGTATCGACAGCAACATTACCATCGCCAACAGTCCGTCGGAACCGGACTCCGAGTCGCAAGCGGCAATGAAAGTGAAGACAGGGTGCAACGCAACAGACGCGGGGGTCCCGGTTACAACAGAGGAGGAATTGGTTAAAAATAGTGTCATAACCCCGGAGGATGTATTGGGATTACAGAATATCACAACGA ATTATCTATGTggaccagaaaataatgtaCACAGCATTGACTTCACACGATTCAAGATCCGAGACATGGAGACCGGCATGGTTCTCTTTGAGATAACAAAACCTCCTGTCCCAG agagcgccAGGGACAAGAGGGACCTGGACCCCAACGCTGGACGCTTTGTTCGCTACCAGTTCACGCCTGCCTTCCTGAGGCTACGGCAGGTTGGAGCCAC TGTGGAGTTCACTGTCGGTGAAATTCCCATTAACAACTTCCGGATGATCGAGAGGCACTACTTCCGTGGCCAGCTCCTGAAGAGCTTCGACTTTGAGTTTGGCTTCTGCATCCCCAGCAGCAAGAACACCTGCGAGCACATCTATGAGCTCCCGCCCCTCTCTGATGACATCA TGCAACAGATGATCCTCCACCCCTACGAGACGCAGTCCGACAGCTTCTACTTCGTGGACAACCAGCTTGTGATGCACAACAAGGCAGATTACTCCTACAATGGGGGGGCCTAG
- the cryba1a gene encoding crystallin, beta A1a has protein sequence MAQTNPMPMGPWKITVYDQENFQGKRMEFTASCQNIMECGYDNIRSLKVECGAWAGYEHSSFCGQQFVLERGDYPRWESWSGSNAYHIERLMSFRPICSANHKESKIVVFEGENFIGRQWEMNDDYPSLQAMGWPNNEIGSMQIQGGAWVCYQYPGYRGYQYIMECDRHGGEYKHYREWGSHAQTFQIQSLRRIQQ, from the exons ATGGCTCAAACTAATCCCATGCCAATGGGACCATGGAAG ATCACAGTATATGACCAGGAGAACTTCCAAGGAAAGCGCATGGAGTTCACCGCGTCCTGCCAGAACATTATGGAGTGTGGCTATGACAACATCCGCTCTCTGAAGGTGGAGTGTGGAGC CTGGGCGGGCTATGAGCATTCCAGTTTCTGTGGGCAACAGTTTGTCTTGGAAAGGGGTGACTATCCTCGCTGGGAATCCTGGAGTGGAAGCAATGCCTACCACATTGAGAGGCTGATGTCCTTCCGCCCAATCTGCTCTGCT AACCACAAAGAGTCCAAGATCGTTGTCTTTGAAGGAGAGAACTTCATCGGCCGCCAGTGGGAGATGAACGATGACTACCCCTCTCTTCAGGCTATGGGCTGGCCCAATAATGAGATCGGATCCATGCAGATCCAGGGTGGAGc CTGGGTCTGCTACCAGTACCCTGGATACCGTGGTTACCAGTACATCATGGAGTGTGATCGCCATGGCGGCGAGTACAAACACTACAGAGAGTGGGGCTCCCACGCTCAGACTTTCCAGATCCAGTCTCTGCGCAGGATCCAGCAGTGA